Proteins found in one Salvia splendens isolate huo1 chromosome 10, SspV2, whole genome shotgun sequence genomic segment:
- the LOC121753004 gene encoding ubiquitin receptor RAD23b-like — protein sequence MKLTVKTLKGSHFQISVHATDTIMAVKKCIEDVQGKDNYPCGQQLLIYNGKVLKDESTLADNKVSEDGFLVVMLSKSKSLSSSASTSSQPASTAAPSSNQAAPVSNPSPAPAPVAEAQPSVPAPKITGPVSVAPLENDKSGSYEEAASSLVASDNIDHTIQQIIDMGGGSWDKETVRRALRAAYNNPERAVDYLYSGIPESTEVDVPLAQPPVDLMDSTGPPALGGPNSSPLNLFPQEAISGAGSLGFLRNNQQFQALRSLVQANPQILQPMLQELGKQNPSLLRLIQENHQEFLQLINEPVDGSEGDIFDQADQDQDMPHAVSVTPAEQEAIERMEAMGFDRALVIEAFLACDRNEELAVNYLLENAGDFED from the exons ATGAAGCTCACCGTCAAAACTCTCAAAGGCAGCCACTTTCAAATTAGCGTCCATGCTACCGATACC ATAATGGCTGTTAAGAAATGTATCGAAGATGTGCAAGGAAAAGATAATTATCCATGTGGTCAGCAGTTACTGATTTATAATGGGAAAGTGTTGAAAGATGAAAGTACCTTAGCTGATAACAAGGTCTCCGAAGATGGCTTTCTTGTTGTCATGCTAAGCAAG aGCAAAAGCTTGAGCTCAAGTGCGTCAACATCTTCTCAG CCTGCTTCCACTGCTGCACCATCTAGTAATCAAGCTGCTCCAGTTAGTAATCCTTCTCCGGCTCCGGCTCCTGTAGCTGAAGCTCAACCATCTGTACC GGCTCCTAAGATCACCGGACCAGTTTCTGTTGCTCCGTTAGAAAA TGACAAATCTGGATCATACGAGGAAGCTGCTTCCAGTTTAGTTGCTTCTGATAATATTGACCACACTATTCAACAAATTATTGATATGGGTGGTGGTAGTTGGGACAAAGAGACAGTGAGACGTGCTCTTCGAGCCGCATACAATAATCCAGAAAGAGCTGTCGATTACTTGTATTCA GGAATCCCTGAGAGCACAGAAGTCGATGTTCCATTGGCTCAACCTCCAGTAGATTTGATGGATTCAACTGGTCCACCAGCTTTAGGAGGACCGAACTCATCCCCATTGAATTTGTTTCCTCAG GAGGCTATTTCTGGTGCTGGATCCCTTGGTTTCCTCAGGAACAACCAGcag TTTCAAGCACTGCGTTCACTGGTTCAAGCTAATCCACAAATTCTACAG CCCATGCTTCAGGAGCTGGGAAAGCAAAATCCTTCACTCCTGAGACTCATACAAGAAAACCATCAGGAGTTCctccaattaattaatgaacCCGTGGATGGTTCTGAAGG GGATATATTCGATCAGGCTGACCAGGACCAGGACATGCCTCACGCCGTCAGTGTCACACCTGCTGAACAGGAGGCTATCGAAAGA ATGGAAGCCATGGGATTCGATAGAGCTCTTGTGATCGAGGCATTTTTAGCTTGTGACCGCAACGAAGAACTAGCAGTGAACTACTTGTTGGAAAACGCTGGAGATTTTGAAGATTGA
- the LOC121750810 gene encoding very-long-chain aldehyde decarbonylase CER3-like isoform X1 translates to MIYGKMYLQKKMASEKDCSVSCRNEASLFSWPWENLGTLKCLLYAPLVANALYAIYRGEIKNEAWCLHILILFGARGLVHQLWGSYSSMLFLNRNRRIDQKGLEFKQIDAEWHWDNFLILQFIAASFLCLSLPLSDFPIFDSRGFLWCLILHIGISEPLYYWLHRLLHSPAFFQHYHWLHHSSRVLHPFTAGHATFLEHLLLCVVVGIPTLGTIYIGYGSISLMYGYLLAFDFLQCLAHCNVEVFPSNLFDNFPLLKHIIRTPTYHSLHHTDMVTNFCLFMPFYDSLWKTTNAQSWELQREISSRKKSRVADFVFLAHVVDVISALHSPFVFRSFSSMPFTIKPFLFPMWPFTYLVMLVMWAKAKTFLFSLYYLRGKLHETWIVPRFGFQYFLPFATKGINNQIEDAILKADRLGVKVISLAALNKNESLNGGGTLFTTKHPNLRVRVVHGNTLTAAVILHEIPNDVDEVFLTGATSKLGRAIALYLARRKVKVLMLTLSAERFNKIQKEAPLDCQKHLVQVTKYQAAQHCKTWIIGKWTTPREQYWAPSGTHFHQFVVPPIIPFRRDCTYGKLAAMRLPDDVEGLGSCEYTMGRGVVHACHAGGVVHFLEGWKHHEVGAINVDQIDIVWEAALIHGLKPL, encoded by the exons ATGATATATGGGAAAATGTACTT ACAGAAAAAAATGGCAAGTGAGAAAGATTGCAGTGTTTCATGTAGGAATGAAGCTTCTTTGTTTTCTTGGCCATGGGAGAACTTGGGTACTTTAAAG TGTTTGTTGTATGCTCCATTAGTTGCAAATGCCCTTTATGCCATCTATAGAGGTGAGATCAAGAATGAAGCTTGGTGCTTGCATATTCTCATCTTATTTGGGGCTAGAGGCCTTGTTCATCAGCTTTGGGGGAGCTATTCTAGCATGCTTTTCCTTAATCGAAATCGAAGAATCGATCAAAAGGGCTTGGAATTCAAGCAAATCGATGCAGAATGGCATTG GGACAATTTCTTGATACTTCAATTTATTGCGGCTTCATTTCTGTGCTTGAGTTTGCCTTTATCCGATTTTCCCATCTTCGATTCGAGGGGTTTTTTGTGGTGCCTAATTCTCCACATAGGAATCTCAGAGCCACTGTATTACTGGCTGCATAGGTTGTTACATTCCCCTGCTTTCTTCCAACATTATCATTGGCTCCACCATAGCTCTAGAGTTCTGCATCCTTTCACAG CTGGACATGCTACATTCTTGGAACATCTGCTGCTTTGTGTAGTTGTAGGAATCCCGACTTTGGGAACGATCTATATTGGATACGGGTCGATAAGCTTGATGTATGGTTATCTTTTGGCCTTCGATTTTCTTCAGTGTTTGGCTCATTGCAATGTTGAAGTTTTCCCCAGTAACTTGTTTGATAATTTCCCACTTCTCAAGCATATCATTCGTACACCTAC ATACCACAGTCTTCATCACACGGACATGGTGACTAATTTCTGCCTCTTTATGCCCTTCTACGACAGTTTATGGAAGACTACAAACGCCCAATCATGGGAGCTCCAACGAGAGATAAGTTCAAGAAAAA AGAGCAGAGTAGCAGATTTTGTGTTTCTTGCACATGTCGTTGATGTTATATCAGCGTTACACTCTCCATTCGTTTTCCGATCATTCAGCTCAATGCCTTTCACTATAAAGCCCTTCTTGTTTCCAATGTGGCCTTTTACCTATTTGGTGATGCTTGTTATGTGGGCAAAGGCTAAAACATTCTTGTTCAGCCTTTACTATCTCAGAGGTAAATTGCACGAGACGTGGATCGTCCCTAGGTTCGGTTTTCAG TATTTCTTACCTTTTGCAACAAAAGGCATAAATAATCAGATAGAAGATGCTATCCTTAAAGCAGATAGGCTCGGAGTTAAGGTTATTAGTCTTGCTGCACTAAATAAG AACGAGAGCCTTAATGGAGGAGGGACGCTCTTTACCACCAAGCATCCCAACCTCAGAGTCAGAGTGGTTCATGGCAACACCCTCACAGCTGCTGTGATCCTACATGAGATTCCTAATGATGTAGACGAAGTTTTCTTAACCGGTGCTACTTCTAAACTTGGGAGAGCCATCGCTCTCTATCTTGCTCGTCGCAAGGTTAAAGTCTTG ATGCTGACGCTGTCGGCAGAGAGATTCAACAAGATTCAGAAAGAAGCACCACTAGACTGCCAAAAACACTTAGTTCAAGTCACTAAGTATCAGGCAGCACAACACTGTAAG ACATGGATAATCGGAAAGTGGACGACGCCTAGAGAGCAGTACTGGGCTCCATCAGGAACACATTTCCACCAGTTTGTGGTTCCTCCCATCATCCCTTTTAGAAGGGACTGCACTTATGGGAAGCTGGCAGCAATGAGGCTGCCAGATGACGTTGAGGGGCTCGGATCATGCGAG TACACAATGGGAAGAGGTGTGGTGCATGCTTGTCATGCAGGAGGAGTTGTACATTTTCTTGAAGGATGGAAGCATCACGAGGTTGGGGCGATCAACGTCGATCAGATTGATATTGTGTGGGAGGCGGCACTTATACACGGCCTCAAGCCATTGTAG
- the LOC121750810 gene encoding very-long-chain aldehyde decarbonylase CER3-like isoform X3: protein MASEKDCSVSCRNEASLFSWPWENLGTLKCLLYAPLVANALYAIYRGEIKNEAWCLHILILFGARGLVHQLWGSYSSMLFLNRNRRIDQKGLEFKQIDAEWHWDNFLILQFIAASFLCLSLPLSDFPIFDSRGFLWCLILHIGISEPLYYWLHRLLHSPAFFQHYHWLHHSSRVLHPFTAGHATFLEHLLLCVVVGIPTLGTIYIGYGSISLMYGYLLAFDFLQCLAHCNVEVFPSNLFDNFPLLKHIIRTPTYHSLHHTDMVTNFCLFMPFYDSLWKTTNAQSWELQREISSRKKSRVADFVFLAHVVDVISALHSPFVFRSFSSMPFTIKPFLFPMWPFTYLVMLVMWAKAKTFLFSLYYLRGKLHETWIVPRFGFQYFLPFATKGINNQIEDAILKADRLGVKVISLAALNKNESLNGGGTLFTTKHPNLRVRVVHGNTLTAAVILHEIPNDVDEVFLTGATSKLGRAIALYLARRKVKVLMLTLSAERFNKIQKEAPLDCQKHLVQVTKYQAAQHCKTWIIGKWTTPREQYWAPSGTHFHQFVVPPIIPFRRDCTYGKLAAMRLPDDVEGLGSCEYTMGRGVVHACHAGGVVHFLEGWKHHEVGAINVDQIDIVWEAALIHGLKPL from the exons ATGGCAAGTGAGAAAGATTGCAGTGTTTCATGTAGGAATGAAGCTTCTTTGTTTTCTTGGCCATGGGAGAACTTGGGTACTTTAAAG TGTTTGTTGTATGCTCCATTAGTTGCAAATGCCCTTTATGCCATCTATAGAGGTGAGATCAAGAATGAAGCTTGGTGCTTGCATATTCTCATCTTATTTGGGGCTAGAGGCCTTGTTCATCAGCTTTGGGGGAGCTATTCTAGCATGCTTTTCCTTAATCGAAATCGAAGAATCGATCAAAAGGGCTTGGAATTCAAGCAAATCGATGCAGAATGGCATTG GGACAATTTCTTGATACTTCAATTTATTGCGGCTTCATTTCTGTGCTTGAGTTTGCCTTTATCCGATTTTCCCATCTTCGATTCGAGGGGTTTTTTGTGGTGCCTAATTCTCCACATAGGAATCTCAGAGCCACTGTATTACTGGCTGCATAGGTTGTTACATTCCCCTGCTTTCTTCCAACATTATCATTGGCTCCACCATAGCTCTAGAGTTCTGCATCCTTTCACAG CTGGACATGCTACATTCTTGGAACATCTGCTGCTTTGTGTAGTTGTAGGAATCCCGACTTTGGGAACGATCTATATTGGATACGGGTCGATAAGCTTGATGTATGGTTATCTTTTGGCCTTCGATTTTCTTCAGTGTTTGGCTCATTGCAATGTTGAAGTTTTCCCCAGTAACTTGTTTGATAATTTCCCACTTCTCAAGCATATCATTCGTACACCTAC ATACCACAGTCTTCATCACACGGACATGGTGACTAATTTCTGCCTCTTTATGCCCTTCTACGACAGTTTATGGAAGACTACAAACGCCCAATCATGGGAGCTCCAACGAGAGATAAGTTCAAGAAAAA AGAGCAGAGTAGCAGATTTTGTGTTTCTTGCACATGTCGTTGATGTTATATCAGCGTTACACTCTCCATTCGTTTTCCGATCATTCAGCTCAATGCCTTTCACTATAAAGCCCTTCTTGTTTCCAATGTGGCCTTTTACCTATTTGGTGATGCTTGTTATGTGGGCAAAGGCTAAAACATTCTTGTTCAGCCTTTACTATCTCAGAGGTAAATTGCACGAGACGTGGATCGTCCCTAGGTTCGGTTTTCAG TATTTCTTACCTTTTGCAACAAAAGGCATAAATAATCAGATAGAAGATGCTATCCTTAAAGCAGATAGGCTCGGAGTTAAGGTTATTAGTCTTGCTGCACTAAATAAG AACGAGAGCCTTAATGGAGGAGGGACGCTCTTTACCACCAAGCATCCCAACCTCAGAGTCAGAGTGGTTCATGGCAACACCCTCACAGCTGCTGTGATCCTACATGAGATTCCTAATGATGTAGACGAAGTTTTCTTAACCGGTGCTACTTCTAAACTTGGGAGAGCCATCGCTCTCTATCTTGCTCGTCGCAAGGTTAAAGTCTTG ATGCTGACGCTGTCGGCAGAGAGATTCAACAAGATTCAGAAAGAAGCACCACTAGACTGCCAAAAACACTTAGTTCAAGTCACTAAGTATCAGGCAGCACAACACTGTAAG ACATGGATAATCGGAAAGTGGACGACGCCTAGAGAGCAGTACTGGGCTCCATCAGGAACACATTTCCACCAGTTTGTGGTTCCTCCCATCATCCCTTTTAGAAGGGACTGCACTTATGGGAAGCTGGCAGCAATGAGGCTGCCAGATGACGTTGAGGGGCTCGGATCATGCGAG TACACAATGGGAAGAGGTGTGGTGCATGCTTGTCATGCAGGAGGAGTTGTACATTTTCTTGAAGGATGGAAGCATCACGAGGTTGGGGCGATCAACGTCGATCAGATTGATATTGTGTGGGAGGCGGCACTTATACACGGCCTCAAGCCATTGTAG
- the LOC121750810 gene encoding very-long-chain aldehyde decarbonylase CER3-like isoform X2 produces MIYGKIQKKMASEKDCSVSCRNEASLFSWPWENLGTLKCLLYAPLVANALYAIYRGEIKNEAWCLHILILFGARGLVHQLWGSYSSMLFLNRNRRIDQKGLEFKQIDAEWHWDNFLILQFIAASFLCLSLPLSDFPIFDSRGFLWCLILHIGISEPLYYWLHRLLHSPAFFQHYHWLHHSSRVLHPFTAGHATFLEHLLLCVVVGIPTLGTIYIGYGSISLMYGYLLAFDFLQCLAHCNVEVFPSNLFDNFPLLKHIIRTPTYHSLHHTDMVTNFCLFMPFYDSLWKTTNAQSWELQREISSRKKSRVADFVFLAHVVDVISALHSPFVFRSFSSMPFTIKPFLFPMWPFTYLVMLVMWAKAKTFLFSLYYLRGKLHETWIVPRFGFQYFLPFATKGINNQIEDAILKADRLGVKVISLAALNKNESLNGGGTLFTTKHPNLRVRVVHGNTLTAAVILHEIPNDVDEVFLTGATSKLGRAIALYLARRKVKVLMLTLSAERFNKIQKEAPLDCQKHLVQVTKYQAAQHCKTWIIGKWTTPREQYWAPSGTHFHQFVVPPIIPFRRDCTYGKLAAMRLPDDVEGLGSCEYTMGRGVVHACHAGGVVHFLEGWKHHEVGAINVDQIDIVWEAALIHGLKPL; encoded by the exons ATGATATATGGGAAAAT ACAGAAAAAAATGGCAAGTGAGAAAGATTGCAGTGTTTCATGTAGGAATGAAGCTTCTTTGTTTTCTTGGCCATGGGAGAACTTGGGTACTTTAAAG TGTTTGTTGTATGCTCCATTAGTTGCAAATGCCCTTTATGCCATCTATAGAGGTGAGATCAAGAATGAAGCTTGGTGCTTGCATATTCTCATCTTATTTGGGGCTAGAGGCCTTGTTCATCAGCTTTGGGGGAGCTATTCTAGCATGCTTTTCCTTAATCGAAATCGAAGAATCGATCAAAAGGGCTTGGAATTCAAGCAAATCGATGCAGAATGGCATTG GGACAATTTCTTGATACTTCAATTTATTGCGGCTTCATTTCTGTGCTTGAGTTTGCCTTTATCCGATTTTCCCATCTTCGATTCGAGGGGTTTTTTGTGGTGCCTAATTCTCCACATAGGAATCTCAGAGCCACTGTATTACTGGCTGCATAGGTTGTTACATTCCCCTGCTTTCTTCCAACATTATCATTGGCTCCACCATAGCTCTAGAGTTCTGCATCCTTTCACAG CTGGACATGCTACATTCTTGGAACATCTGCTGCTTTGTGTAGTTGTAGGAATCCCGACTTTGGGAACGATCTATATTGGATACGGGTCGATAAGCTTGATGTATGGTTATCTTTTGGCCTTCGATTTTCTTCAGTGTTTGGCTCATTGCAATGTTGAAGTTTTCCCCAGTAACTTGTTTGATAATTTCCCACTTCTCAAGCATATCATTCGTACACCTAC ATACCACAGTCTTCATCACACGGACATGGTGACTAATTTCTGCCTCTTTATGCCCTTCTACGACAGTTTATGGAAGACTACAAACGCCCAATCATGGGAGCTCCAACGAGAGATAAGTTCAAGAAAAA AGAGCAGAGTAGCAGATTTTGTGTTTCTTGCACATGTCGTTGATGTTATATCAGCGTTACACTCTCCATTCGTTTTCCGATCATTCAGCTCAATGCCTTTCACTATAAAGCCCTTCTTGTTTCCAATGTGGCCTTTTACCTATTTGGTGATGCTTGTTATGTGGGCAAAGGCTAAAACATTCTTGTTCAGCCTTTACTATCTCAGAGGTAAATTGCACGAGACGTGGATCGTCCCTAGGTTCGGTTTTCAG TATTTCTTACCTTTTGCAACAAAAGGCATAAATAATCAGATAGAAGATGCTATCCTTAAAGCAGATAGGCTCGGAGTTAAGGTTATTAGTCTTGCTGCACTAAATAAG AACGAGAGCCTTAATGGAGGAGGGACGCTCTTTACCACCAAGCATCCCAACCTCAGAGTCAGAGTGGTTCATGGCAACACCCTCACAGCTGCTGTGATCCTACATGAGATTCCTAATGATGTAGACGAAGTTTTCTTAACCGGTGCTACTTCTAAACTTGGGAGAGCCATCGCTCTCTATCTTGCTCGTCGCAAGGTTAAAGTCTTG ATGCTGACGCTGTCGGCAGAGAGATTCAACAAGATTCAGAAAGAAGCACCACTAGACTGCCAAAAACACTTAGTTCAAGTCACTAAGTATCAGGCAGCACAACACTGTAAG ACATGGATAATCGGAAAGTGGACGACGCCTAGAGAGCAGTACTGGGCTCCATCAGGAACACATTTCCACCAGTTTGTGGTTCCTCCCATCATCCCTTTTAGAAGGGACTGCACTTATGGGAAGCTGGCAGCAATGAGGCTGCCAGATGACGTTGAGGGGCTCGGATCATGCGAG TACACAATGGGAAGAGGTGTGGTGCATGCTTGTCATGCAGGAGGAGTTGTACATTTTCTTGAAGGATGGAAGCATCACGAGGTTGGGGCGATCAACGTCGATCAGATTGATATTGTGTGGGAGGCGGCACTTATACACGGCCTCAAGCCATTGTAG
- the LOC121752614 gene encoding fasciclin-like arabinogalactan protein 3 → MKEKEPSSYKQPTLVLNSHTLLTNCTYKYSPPLIINSSSSVSISHYQNNKLKMSVIPSFLILSLLLLIHSSNGFDITQILNQYPDFSNFNSYLTQTNLASAINSRNTITVLVVDNANIASLSSRSPDVIKNILSVHIILDYYDVTKLQQLTATSPLPTTFFQSTGLALGQQGFLNVTHPSTASITFGSAMPGSTQSSTLVKSVTSEPYNLSILQISSPIIPQSIDGVKTSAPAATTAATATPPPPPPAPATANATTTTPPPPAPATANATTTTTTPPPPALATANATTATPPPANATATATPPPANATVTAPPTPAPPTKAAAPPTKAAAPTKAAAPTKAAAPTKAAAPTKAAAPTKAAAPTKAAAPTVATTPSDAPGSASSPAASADDTPASDEPGSSTPAAKGAAAALEIGVAVVCTMALSTLQLASTI, encoded by the coding sequence ATGAAGGAGAAAGAGCCCTCCTCCTACAAACAACCTACACTTGTGCTCAATTCACACACCTTACTCACTAACTGCACATATAAATACTCTCCTCCACTCATCATCAACTCATCATCATCTGTCTCTATCTCCCACTACCAAAACAACAAGTTGAAAATGAGTGTTATTCCCTCATTTCTGATCTTGTCTCTCCTTCTGTTGATCCATAGTAGTAATGGGTTTGACATCACCCAAATCCTGAACCAATACCCGGATTTCAGCAACTTCAACAGCTACCTCACACAGACCAACCTAGCGAGCGCCATCAACAGCCGCAACACGATCACCGTCCTTGTCGTGGACAACGCCAACATTGCCTCCCTTTCGAGCAGATCACCCGACGTCATCAAGAACATCCTCAGCGTACACATCATCCTCGATTACTACGATGTCACCAAGCTCCAACAGCTCACGGCCACCTCTCCCCTCCCCACCACCTTTTTCCAGAGCACCGGCCTCGCTCTAGGCCAGCAAGGCTTCTTGAACGTGACTCACCCGAGCACAGCTAGCATCACATTCGGCTCTGCCATGCCCGGCTCCACCCAAAGCTCCACCCTTGTCAAGTCTGTCACCTCAGAGCCTTACAACTTATCAATTCTCCAAATCAGCAGTCCCATCATTCCCCAAAGCATTGATGGTGTCAAAACCTCAGCCCCCGCGGCCACCACTGCCGCCACGGCCactccccctccccctcccccagCACCCGCCACTGCCaacgccaccaccaccactcccCCTCCCCCAGCACCCGCCACTGCCaacgccaccaccaccaccaccactcccCCTCCCCCAGCACTAGCCACTGCCAACGCCACCACCGCCACTCCCCCACCCGCCAATGCCACAGCCACAGCCACTCCTCCACCCGCCAATGCCACGGTCACGGCCCCACCAACACCAGCTCCCCCAACCAAGGCTGCTGCCCCTCCAACTAAGGCAGCAGCCCCAACAAAGGCTGCTGCCCCAACCAAGGCGGCTGCTCCAACTAAGGCGGCTGCGCCAACCAAGGCGGCTGCTCCAACTAAGGCGGCTGCGCCAACCAAGGCAGCTGCCCCAACCGTGGCGACCACTCCATCTGATGCCCCGGGCTCAGCCTCGTCCCCTGCTGCATCGGCAGATGATACTCCGGCATCAGATGAACCGGGTTCGAGCACACCTGCAGCCAAGGGTGCAGCAGCGGCGCTAGAAATTGGCGTGGCCGTGGTATGCACAATGGCGTTGTCCACTCTCCAGCTAGCATCAACGATATGA
- the LOC121752613 gene encoding fasciclin-like arabinogalactan protein 3, giving the protein MSPPLSLLLSLFIFSLHSAYAHDITQLLNQYPEFATFNSYLSQTNLAAEINARNTITLLVLDNGSLSPLSGKPVELIRSILSVHVLLDYYDAPRLQTQAASRNLMTTLFQTTGLARGQQGFVSVSSPAVGSFSFGSAMPGSPLDSSLIKSVLLEPYNISILQVSSVIMPQGIDGTKTSSPPATSPPATTVATPPALATAAATPPLLATVSGTPPPPATAAATPPLLATVAGTPSTSSHRRCNPSSSSHRCWNPSTSSHRRCNPSSSSHRCWNPSTSSHRRCNPSSSSHRCWNTSTSSHRRCNPSANHITFSTNSATTSKLASDPINGSTNTERSHSPSPGSTNTERSHSPSPGSTNTERSHCPSPGSINTESSPSPSPGSTNTECSHCPSPGSTNTEHCCSPSIYRRTKGEHCSCRSCNHTNAEQGPFTFKIPATSFFQAIRIPSLNTNG; this is encoded by the coding sequence ATGtctccccccctctctctccttctctcccTCTTCATCTTCTCACTCCACTCTGCCTACGCCCACGACATCACCCAACTCCTCAACCAATACCCCGAGTTCGCCACCTTCAACAGCTACCTCTCCCAGACCAACCTTGCCGCCGAGATCAACGCCCGCAACACCATCACCCTCCTCGTCCTCGACAACGGCAGCCTCTCCCCCCTCTCCGGGAAGCCCGTCGAGCTCATCAGGAGCATCCTCTCCGTGCACGTCCTCCTTGACTACTACGATGCCCCAAGGCTGCAGACTCAAGCCGCCAGCCGCAACCTCATGACCACCCTCTTCCAGACCACCGGCCTCGCCCGCGGCCAGCAGGGCTTCGTCAGCGTCTCCAGCCCCGCAGTCGGCAGCTTCTCCTTCGGCTCAGCCATGCCCGGATCCCCACTTGACTCGAGCCTCATCAAATCTGTTCTCCTAGAGCCTTACAACATCTCAATTCTACAAGTCAGCAGTGTTATCATGCCTCAGGGGATTGATGGCACCAAAACTTCCTCTCCGCCGGCCACCTCCCCTCCCGCCACCACCGTTGCAACCCCTCCTGCTCTAGCCACGGCCGCTGCAACCCCTCCTCTTCTAGCCACCGTTTCTGGAACCCCTCCACCTCCAGCAACCGCCGCTGCAACCCCTCCTCTTCTAGCCACCGTTGCTGGAACCCCCTCCACCTCCAGCCACCGCCGCTGCAACCCCTCCTCTTCTAGCCACCGTTGCTGGAACCCCTCCACCTCCAGCCACCGCCGCTGCAACCCCTCCTCTTCTAGCCACCGTTGCTGGAACCCCTCCACCTCCAGCCACCGCCGCTGCAACCCCTCCTCTTCTAGCCACCGTTGCTGGAATACCTCCACCTCCAGCCACCGCCGCTGCAACCCCTCCGCCAACCACATTACCTTCTCTACCAATTCTGCCACCACTAGCAAGCTTGCTTCCGATCCCATCAACGGCTCCACCAACACCGAGCGCAGCCACAGTCCCAGCCCTGGCTCCACCAACACCGAGCGCAGCCACAGTCCCAGCCCTGGCTCCACCAACACCGAGCGCAGCCACTGTCCCAGCCCTGGCTCCATCAACACCGAGAGCAGCCCCAGTCCCAGCCCTGGCTCCACTAACACCGAGTGCAGCCACTGTCCCAGCCCTGGCTCCACCAACACCGAGCATTGCTGCTCCCCTTCCATCTACCGCCGCACCAAAGGCGAGCACTGCTCCTGTCGCAGCTGCAACCACACCAACGCTGAGCAAGGCCCCTTTACCTTCAAAATTCCCGCCACCAGTTTCTTCCAGGCCATCCGCATCCCCAGCCTCAACACCAACGGCTAA
- the LOC121751482 gene encoding ABC transporter I family member 17-like produces the protein MEAAFEVDGGGERLLGLVDGHSPEMKIEVRDLTRVSDKGVRILNKLNLDIPKGLIMGVIGPSGSGKSTFLRTLNRLWEPASATVFLDGVDICQLDVLSLRRKVGMLFQLPVLFEGTVADNVRFGPQLKGNKLSDNEVYKLLALSDLNSSFYSKSGGELSVGQVQRVALARTLANEPEVLLLDEPTSALDPISTENIENALVRLKKEQEMTIVIVSHSIRQIQRIADVVCLVVDGEIVEILKPDCLSEAKHPMAQRFLQLGS, from the exons ATGGAAGCAGCTTTTGAAG TGGATGGAGGAGGAGAGCGTCTGCTAGGTTTGGTAGATGGGCACTCTCCTGAAATGAAAATAGAGGTGAGGGATCTGACAAGGGTTTCTGACAAGGGTGTAAGAATACTGAACAAACTCAACCTAGACATTCCCAAAGGACTGATCATGGGGGTGATCGGGCCGAGTGGCAGCGGGAAATCCACATTTCTCCGCACCCTCAACCGGTTATGGGAGCCTGCCTCTGCCACAGTGTTCTTGGATGGTGTGGATATCTGTCAGCTTGATGTCCTCAGCCTTCGTCGAAAAGTTGGTATGCTGTTTCAGCTTCCTGTGCTGTTCGAAG GAACTGTTGCAGACAACGTGCGTTTTGGACCACAGTTGAAGGGAAACAAACTAAGCGACAATGAGGTGTACAAGTTATTGGCTCTTTCAGATCTCAATTCCTCTTTCTACAGCAAGTCTGGAGGAGAGCTATCTGTTGGTCAGGTGCAAAGGGTTGCTCTTGCAAGAACCTTAGCTAATGAGCCTGAG GTTTTGCTGCTTGACGAGCCAACGAGCGCATTGGATCCGATATCAACCGAGAACATAGAAAATGCTCTGGTAAGGCTGAAGAAGGAACAAGAAATGACAATCGTTATAGTGTCTCACAGCATCAGACAGATCCAGAGGATTGCCGATGTGGTGTGCCTCGTTGTAGATGGGGAGATTGTTGAAATCTTGAAACCTGATTGCCTCTCCGAGGCTAAGCATCCCATGGCACAAAGGTTCTTGCAGCTTGGATCTTaa